DNA from Cyanobacteria bacterium FACHB-DQ100:
CTCAAAGGGATTCCGAGCTACATGGCAATCTTACTCGATATGCCATTGCGGGATGTCGAGCAAATTGTTTACTTCAACGCTTATGTCGTTCTCAATCCTGGAAACGCTGAGAATCTGACCTACAAGCAATTGCTCACAGAAGATCAGTGGATTGAAATCGAAGACGAACTCTACAGCGAAGACTCGCAGCTGACAGGCGTAGAAGTGGGCATCGGTGCGGAAGCATTGAAGCAGCTTTTACAAGACATTAATCTAGATGAAGAAGCCGAGAGGCTGCGCGAAGAAATTGCGGTTTCTAAAGGACAAAAACGCGCCAAGCTGATCAAACGTCTGCGGGTGTTGGATAACTTCATCGCCACAGGTTCACTACCGGATTGGATGGTGTTGGATGTTATTCCTGTGATTCCGCCAGATTTGCGTCCGATGGTGCAGTTGGATGGTGGACGATTTGCGACTTCTGACTTGAATGATCTATATCGTCGCGTGATCAACCGCAATAACCGTCTCGCCCGCCTGCAAGAAATTCTCGCACCGGAAATCATTGTGCGAAATGAAAAGCGGATGCTGCAAGAAGCGGTCGATGCCTTGATTGATAACGGTCGTCGCGGTCGAACGGTCGTCGGTGCGAACAACCGTCCGTTGAAATCGCTTTCTGACATTATTGAAGGGAAGCAAGGTCGATTCCGTCAAAACCTCCTGGGTAAGCGGGTCGATTACTCTGGACGTTCTGTGATCGTTGTCGGCCCGAAGCTGAAGATCCATCAGTGCGGACTGCCGCGAGAAATGGCGATCGAGCTCTTCCAGCCGTTCGTGATTCACCGTTTGATTCGTCAAGGCTTAGTGAATAATATCAAAGCCGCGAAGAAACTAATTCAGCGCAATGATCCGACCATCTGGGACGTGCTCGAAGAGGTAATCGAAGGACACCCTGTATTCCTCAACCGCGCCCCGACGCTGCACCGCTTAGGGATTCAGGCCTTTGAACCGATTTTGGTAGATGGTCGTGCGATTCAACTGCACCCGCTCGTTTGTCCGGCGTTTAACGCAGACTTTGACGGAGACCAAATGGCAGTTCACGTTCCCCTGTCGCTCGAAGCTCAAGCCGAAGCGCGATTATTAATGCTGGCATCGAATAACATTCTTTCGCCTGCAACGGGTCGTCCGATCATCACTCCAAGCCAAGATATGGTCTTGGGCTGCTACTACCTAACCGCAGAAAATCCAGAAGCCACAAACGGCGAAGGACGCTACTTTGCGAATCTGAACGATGCAATCACAGCCTATGAACAAAACGAAGTTGAACTGCACTCTTACATCTGGGTGCGATTCGATGGAGAAGTCGAAGGCGGCAACGGTGAATTGATCGAGCAACAAGAGTCCGATGGCATTGTCACTAAAGTTTATGCTTCTTGTCGGCGACGGGAAGATGCAGACGGCAGCTTGATTTCTCAATACATCAGGACGACACCAGGGCGAATTATCTACAACAAGACGGTGATTGATGCGTTAGCGGGCTAATGGGACAGGAACAAGAGCAATCGATCGATTGCTCTTGAGCCGAACTCCTAACACACAACTCATGGCACAAATGGGGCACAGCATGGCAGAGCAGAACTCAGAAAAGCAAGTTTTTCGGAATCAAGTTATCAACAAAAAAGAACTGACCAACTTGATCGCGTGGGCATTCACCCATTACGGCACTGCCCGCACCGCACAAATGGCAGACTTGCTGAAAGATCTTGGATTCCGATATGCAACACGTGCAGGAGTCTCGATTAGCGTCGATGACCTGCAAATTCCACCGACTAAAAGAGCGCTTCTCGATGCCGCGACCGAGACGATTCGCGATACCGAAGAAAAATACACACGCGGCGAAATTACTGAAGTGGAACGGTTCCAAAAGGTCATTGATACCTGGAACGGAACTAGCGAAGAACTCAAAGACGAAGTGGTGCGGCACTTTCGATCGAATAACCCGCTCAACTCGGTCTACATGATGGCGTTCTCCGGGGCACGGGGAAACATCTCACAAGTCCGTCAGCTAGTCGGGATGCGTGGTCTGATGGCAAACCCGCAAGGGGAAATTATCGACTTGCCGATTAAAACCAACTTCCGAGAAGGATTAACCGTTACCGAATACATCATTTCGTCCTACGGTGCGCGGAAAGGTCTAGTTGATACGGCGCTCAGAACGGCGGACTCTGGATACTTGACTCGGCGATTGGTTGATGTTTCGCAAGATGTGATTATTCGCGAACTCGATTGTGGAACAGAACGGGGGATTCCTGTGCGACCCATGACCGATGGCGATCGCGTCCTCATTCCACTCAAAAATCGGCTTCTCGGTCGTGTTGTCGCTCAAGATGTGATTGATCCTGCAACCGGAGAAGTGATCATTGCACGGAATGGAGCCATCTCCAATGATATCGCTCAAGTGATCGGCAAAAAGAAAGTCGAAGAAGTCGTTGTACGATCGCCGCTGACCTGCGAATCGGCTCGATCGGTTTGTCAGCACTGCTACGGCTGGAGCTTGGCACACGCTCACATGGTTGATATCGGCGAAGCGGTCGGAATTATCGCGGCTCAATCGATCGGAGAACCAGGAACCCAGCTCACGATGCGGACTTTCCACACGGGAGGGGTCTTCACCGGAGAAATGGCGCGACAAGAAAAGGCGAACTTTGCTGGAACCGTTCGTCTACCGAAGCGCCTCAGAACTCGTCCTTACCGCACCCGCCACGGAGAAGATGCGCTAATCGTGGAATCGGCTGGCTCAGATATCAAGATTGAGATCGAAGGAGCCGATGGACAGAAGCAACCCTTTACTGTGTCTCAAGGAACAACCTTGCTGATCAAAGATGGGATGAAGGTGAAAGCCGGACAAATTCTGGCGGAAGTGCCTTTAACCGGACGCGGACGCAAGACGACCGAAAAAGCGTCGAAAGACGTGGCTTCTGACCTTGCGGGAGAAATCCGGTTTGCAGATGTTGTACCGGAAGAAAAGAAAGACCGTCAAGGAAACACCACTCGCACCGCACAAAGAGGCGGTCTGATGTGGGTGCTATCTGGGGAAGTCTACAACTTACCGCCAGGTGCAGAACCTGTGGTGAAAAACGGCGATCACGTCGAAACGGGTGGAACGATCGCAGAAACCAAGCTAGTCACTGAAAATGGCGGTGTCGTCCGGCTTCCAGAGTCCTCGGAAAACAGCAAAGGCGGGCGTGAGATTCAAATCATCACGGCATCCGTGATGCTGGATCAAGCGCGAGTCCGGGCAGAAACGCACCAGGGACGCGACCAGTACATCCTTGAAACCACGAACAGCCAAACCTTCTTGCTGAAAGCGACCCCCGGAACTCAAGTAACGAACGGACAAGTCGTAGCGGAACTGAGAGACGATCGCTATCACACCCAAACCGGAGGCATCATCAAATACTCTGGGGTGGAAGTCGGCAAAAAAGGCAAAGCGAAGCTTGGTTACGAAGTGATCAAGGGCGGTACGCTGCTTTGGATTCCCGAAGAAGCGCACGAAGTCAACAAAGACATCTCGCTGCTGATGGTCGAAGATGGTCAGTATGTCGAAGCAGGTACAGAAGTGGTGAAAGACATCTTCTGTCAAAGCAACGGGGTAATCGAAGTCACTCAGAAAAATGACATTCTGCGCGAAGTCGTGATCAAACCCGGCGATCTGCACATGATCGATAGCTTGGACGATGTGATTACGCGGGAAGCCGTCTTGGTCAATCCGGGACAACAAGTGATGCCAGGATTAACCGTCGACGAACTGCGGTACGCCGAGTATGTTGAAACCCCTGAAGGCCCAGCAATTCTGCTGCGTCCGGTGACGGAATTTAATGTTCCCGATGAGCCCTCTGTGCCGAGTCAAGATTCGACCAAAGAAGATTCTGGACGGGCAATTCGACTCAGAGCCGTACAGCGTTTACCTTACAAAGATGGTGAGCG
Protein-coding regions in this window:
- a CDS encoding DNA-directed RNA polymerase subunit gamma, with product MPKLEQRFDYVKIGLASPERIRQWGERTLPNGQVVGEVTKPETINYRTLKPEMDGLFCERIFGPAKDWECHCGKYKRVRHRGIVCERCGVEVTESRVRRHRMGYIKLAAPVAHVWYLKGIPSYMAILLDMPLRDVEQIVYFNAYVVLNPGNAENLTYKQLLTEDQWIEIEDELYSEDSQLTGVEVGIGAEALKQLLQDINLDEEAERLREEIAVSKGQKRAKLIKRLRVLDNFIATGSLPDWMVLDVIPVIPPDLRPMVQLDGGRFATSDLNDLYRRVINRNNRLARLQEILAPEIIVRNEKRMLQEAVDALIDNGRRGRTVVGANNRPLKSLSDIIEGKQGRFRQNLLGKRVDYSGRSVIVVGPKLKIHQCGLPREMAIELFQPFVIHRLIRQGLVNNIKAAKKLIQRNDPTIWDVLEEVIEGHPVFLNRAPTLHRLGIQAFEPILVDGRAIQLHPLVCPAFNADFDGDQMAVHVPLSLEAQAEARLLMLASNNILSPATGRPIITPSQDMVLGCYYLTAENPEATNGEGRYFANLNDAITAYEQNEVELHSYIWVRFDGEVEGGNGELIEQQESDGIVTKVYASCRRREDADGSLISQYIRTTPGRIIYNKTVIDALAG
- a CDS encoding DNA-directed RNA polymerase subunit beta'; translated protein: MAEQNSEKQVFRNQVINKKELTNLIAWAFTHYGTARTAQMADLLKDLGFRYATRAGVSISVDDLQIPPTKRALLDAATETIRDTEEKYTRGEITEVERFQKVIDTWNGTSEELKDEVVRHFRSNNPLNSVYMMAFSGARGNISQVRQLVGMRGLMANPQGEIIDLPIKTNFREGLTVTEYIISSYGARKGLVDTALRTADSGYLTRRLVDVSQDVIIRELDCGTERGIPVRPMTDGDRVLIPLKNRLLGRVVAQDVIDPATGEVIIARNGAISNDIAQVIGKKKVEEVVVRSPLTCESARSVCQHCYGWSLAHAHMVDIGEAVGIIAAQSIGEPGTQLTMRTFHTGGVFTGEMARQEKANFAGTVRLPKRLRTRPYRTRHGEDALIVESAGSDIKIEIEGADGQKQPFTVSQGTTLLIKDGMKVKAGQILAEVPLTGRGRKTTEKASKDVASDLAGEIRFADVVPEEKKDRQGNTTRTAQRGGLMWVLSGEVYNLPPGAEPVVKNGDHVETGGTIAETKLVTENGGVVRLPESSENSKGGREIQIITASVMLDQARVRAETHQGRDQYILETTNSQTFLLKATPGTQVTNGQVVAELRDDRYHTQTGGIIKYSGVEVGKKGKAKLGYEVIKGGTLLWIPEEAHEVNKDISLLMVEDGQYVEAGTEVVKDIFCQSNGVIEVTQKNDILREVVIKPGDLHMIDSLDDVITREAVLVNPGQQVMPGLTVDELRYAEYVETPEGPAILLRPVTEFNVPDEPSVPSQDSTKEDSGRAIRLRAVQRLPYKDGERVKSVEGLELLRTQLVLEVDQDAQLAADIELIPDETDAEVMRLQLVILESLVIRRDIAADVTQGRTQTEVMVKDGDQIGAGAVVARTKIQCKEAGEVQGIRQGAESIRRILVVREVDTLTITANNPTVKAGDLLIAGTSIASGVTLEDSGQVLSVDGNQVTMRVARPYRVSPGAVLHVDDGDLVQRGDNLVLLIFERTKTGDIIQGLPRIEELLEARKPKEACILARRAGTAQVVYGEDDSVEVKIVDREGLITEYPIGPGQNVIISDGQEVAAGERLTDGPANPHELLEVMFKAKLEEGSLHDASLFSLREVQTFLVNEVQSVYQSQGIDISDKHIEVVVRQMTSKARVEDGGDTTMLPGELVEIYQIEQVNDAMSITGGAPAQYEPVLLGITKASLNTDSFISAASFQETTRVLTEAAIEGKSDWLRGLKENVIIGRLIPAGTGFNAYEEVGSPDIDPVYDPTIFDEDTDFSDVVLDDRTARSYGLETLEERPSFSFESFGSSDDGDADAIYSPILDDDDDLISDDVEDDDDL